A region of Moorena producens PAL-8-15-08-1 DNA encodes the following proteins:
- a CDS encoding type II toxin-antitoxin system HicB family antitoxin has protein sequence MQIKVAIHPAEEGGFWAEVPALPGCITEGDTMEEVLANLQDAIEGWLEVASNSYIPEPNSKIVEVTV, from the coding sequence ATGCAGATTAAGGTCGCAATACATCCAGCAGAAGAAGGTGGTTTTTGGGCAGAAGTACCCGCACTACCTGGCTGCATTACTGAGGGAGACACAATGGAAGAGGTTTTAGCAAATCTTCAAGATGCAATTGAAGGTTGGTTAGAAGTTGCCAGCAATTCCTATATTCCTGAACCAAACAGCAAAATTGTGGAAGTTACAGTATGA
- a CDS encoding type II toxin-antitoxin system HicA family toxin, with protein MKSVSGKKFCKIVEKKGWVLRKITGSHHIYEKPGDILD; from the coding sequence ATGAAATCTGTTTCTGGCAAAAAATTCTGTAAAATTGTTGAGAAAAAAGGATGGGTTTTGAGAAAAATTACAGGAAGCCATCATATTTATGAAAAGCCAGGAGATATACTAGATTAG
- a CDS encoding serine/threonine-protein kinase, with amino-acid sequence MSITCIVCGHINTGSNNYCTSCGAALEFEETVSSSPYHLPAGTLLRQSHYRLEKVLGEGGFGITYQGIYLPNSAKVAIKELWPEKAARIGKTITWPPSIPPIDRQRQLHKFQLEASYLQKCSHPNIAQVYDWFEENNTAYLVMEFISGKSLYKILQEEGVLSEEKLKGYFIQVAEALTVVHSNQLLHRDIKPDNILIDHQDRAVLIDFGATKEFMAGQTREMSVTLSPGYAPLEQYSYRSKRWPATDIYALCASMYELLTGELPAPATERAGSQTLIPPRQLAPEITPQTEQVILTGMRMKVDERFQTAEELIDAFKGKFVSPSQRKGWGLLKQGKLAEAVQAYQQCLTNQPNHGEAAVELALVQMHLNDAQAEVAAETAIRLQPNDGRSYGVLGLVNCRKSNWSTAVKQLQQAADLAPQEVWIQANLAWAWGKLGNWQQAESAISKALQINSNCTFALGLQGWINVNQQQWKQAIRTATQALFKSKQAQSRESQQLQQWIYPYLIIALEKAVVTRQSRDVERRIIEFTTQVPDSAVAWGLKGWKQAVQGLWTQALANFEQASQKADVPSWVSLNQGITQEHLQNYQGAIQTYQAYIQKFPSDAFALFRLGTLLGKVGQWAQARSHLEKAVQLKPDYAEAYHNLGWVLLNIRTVDGQVENCRPLLSAYRQASEFYMQQYQSELAGAIRQAFQIAGVEL; translated from the coding sequence ATGTCTATTACCTGTATAGTATGCGGTCATATCAATACTGGCAGTAACAACTACTGCACTAGTTGTGGTGCGGCTCTTGAGTTTGAAGAGACTGTTAGTTCATCACCCTACCATTTGCCTGCTGGCACACTCCTAAGGCAGAGTCATTATCGGCTCGAAAAAGTCCTAGGAGAAGGGGGATTTGGCATTACCTACCAAGGAATTTACCTACCTAACTCTGCTAAGGTTGCCATCAAAGAACTCTGGCCAGAAAAAGCAGCTAGGATTGGTAAAACCATTACTTGGCCCCCTTCTATTCCCCCGATTGACCGACAACGACAACTCCACAAATTTCAGTTAGAAGCCAGTTACTTACAAAAATGCTCCCACCCTAATATTGCTCAGGTTTATGATTGGTTTGAGGAGAATAATACTGCCTATTTAGTCATGGAGTTTATCTCTGGAAAGTCCTTATACAAAATCTTACAAGAAGAAGGTGTTCTTTCGGAAGAGAAGCTCAAGGGCTATTTTATCCAAGTAGCAGAAGCCCTAACAGTTGTTCACTCTAATCAACTATTACACAGAGATATTAAACCTGATAATATTCTAATTGATCACCAAGATCGAGCCGTATTGATTGATTTCGGTGCTACTAAAGAATTCATGGCCGGTCAAACCCGTGAAATGAGTGTAACCTTGTCACCAGGATACGCTCCTCTTGAGCAATACAGTTACCGGAGTAAGCGTTGGCCAGCTACGGACATCTATGCTCTATGTGCTTCAATGTATGAGTTACTCACTGGTGAATTACCAGCTCCAGCTACGGAAAGGGCTGGATCACAAACGTTAATTCCACCGCGACAGTTAGCTCCTGAGATTACACCCCAAACTGAGCAGGTGATCTTAACTGGAATGAGAATGAAGGTTGACGAGCGATTTCAGACAGCCGAGGAACTGATTGATGCCTTCAAAGGCAAGTTTGTTTCTCCCAGTCAAAGGAAAGGGTGGGGATTACTTAAGCAAGGAAAGTTAGCAGAGGCGGTTCAAGCTTATCAACAGTGTCTAACTAATCAGCCAAACCATGGTGAAGCTGCCGTTGAACTAGCCCTAGTCCAGATGCATCTCAATGATGCTCAGGCTGAGGTGGCAGCAGAAACAGCGATTCGACTACAACCAAATGATGGCAGGAGCTATGGGGTTTTAGGACTAGTCAACTGCCGTAAATCAAATTGGTCAACAGCGGTAAAACAGTTGCAACAAGCAGCGGACTTAGCTCCCCAAGAGGTTTGGATACAAGCTAATCTAGCTTGGGCATGGGGAAAGCTTGGCAATTGGCAACAGGCAGAATCTGCTATTTCCAAAGCACTACAAATTAATAGTAACTGTACCTTTGCCCTAGGGTTACAAGGGTGGATTAATGTCAATCAACAGCAATGGAAACAAGCAATTCGGACTGCTACCCAGGCACTGTTCAAGTCAAAACAGGCTCAGTCTAGGGAATCCCAACAACTACAACAATGGATATATCCCTATTTAATCATTGCTTTGGAAAAGGCAGTTGTTACCAGACAGTCTAGGGACGTGGAGCGCCGGATTATAGAGTTTACCACTCAAGTCCCCGATAGTGCAGTTGCTTGGGGATTGAAAGGTTGGAAGCAAGCTGTGCAAGGGTTGTGGACTCAGGCTCTTGCCAATTTTGAGCAAGCCAGCCAGAAAGCAGACGTTCCTAGCTGGGTATCCCTGAATCAAGGAATCACTCAGGAACACTTGCAGAATTATCAAGGTGCTATCCAAACCTATCAAGCCTACATTCAGAAATTTCCATCTGATGCCTTTGCTTTATTCCGTCTAGGCACTTTACTAGGAAAAGTGGGACAATGGGCACAAGCACGCTCCCATCTGGAAAAAGCCGTGCAGTTAAAACCAGACTATGCTGAAGCTTACCACAACTTAGGTTGGGTTTTACTTAATATCAGAACTGTAGACGGTCAGGTTGAGAATTGTCGTCCCCTTTTGTCCGCCTATCGTCAAGCATCTGAATTTTACATGCAACAGTACCAATCGGAATTAGCTGGCGCAATTAGACAAGCCTTTCAAATAGCTGGGGTTGAGCTTTAG
- a CDS encoding NAD-dependent epimerase/dehydratase family protein produces the protein MAINIVTGAAGFVGSNLVEALLNQGERVIGIDQFNDYYDPKLKRRNIQNFKDHPAFELIESDIQTLDWRSLLTDVEVVYHQAAQAGVRASWGDGFRDYTERNINATQILLEAAKDAKHLTRLVYASSSSVYGNAEALPTSETILPQPVSPYGVTKLAAEHLCLLYYHNFGVPVTALRYFTVYGPRQRPDMAFHKFLKAILTDEPISIYGDGKQTRDFTFIKDIIAANLAAGNKQAAVGEVFNVGGGSRVVLADVLDTIEQIVGHPIKKNYIEKAKGDARHTAADITKAKTLLSYQPQVSLSEGLAQEWEWIQNLYAPV, from the coding sequence ATGGCTATTAATATCGTTACGGGTGCTGCGGGTTTTGTCGGTTCTAACTTAGTAGAAGCCCTTTTGAATCAAGGTGAGCGAGTGATTGGTATTGATCAATTTAACGATTATTACGATCCCAAGCTAAAACGCCGGAATATTCAAAATTTTAAAGACCATCCCGCTTTTGAGTTAATCGAAAGTGATATTCAGACCTTGGATTGGCGATCGCTTCTAACCGATGTAGAGGTAGTCTATCATCAGGCAGCACAAGCTGGAGTGCGTGCCAGTTGGGGGGATGGTTTTCGGGATTATACCGAGCGCAATATTAATGCTACCCAAATCCTACTGGAAGCCGCCAAAGATGCCAAACATCTGACCCGATTAGTCTACGCTTCCAGCTCTTCAGTTTATGGTAATGCCGAAGCCCTACCGACATCTGAAACCATTCTTCCCCAACCGGTTTCCCCCTATGGGGTAACCAAGCTAGCTGCAGAACACCTATGCTTACTGTATTACCATAACTTTGGTGTACCCGTTACTGCCTTACGCTATTTCACCGTATATGGACCCAGGCAGCGCCCAGACATGGCATTTCACAAATTCCTAAAAGCCATTCTCACCGATGAACCCATTAGCATATATGGTGACGGAAAGCAAACCCGAGACTTCACCTTCATCAAAGACATCATAGCCGCGAATCTGGCTGCAGGTAATAAACAAGCTGCTGTTGGGGAAGTGTTTAACGTTGGTGGTGGTAGCCGAGTGGTGCTAGCGGATGTTCTCGACACCATTGAACAAATTGTTGGACATCCCATTAAGAAAAACTACATCGAAAAAGCCAAAGGAGATGCACGTCACACGGCAGCAGACATTACCAAGGCCAAAACCCTGCTAAGTTATCAACCTCAGGTATCCCTATCCGAAGGCTTAGCCCAAGAATGGGAATGGATACAAAATTTGTACGCTCCTGTATAG